One stretch of Oceanimonas pelagia DNA includes these proteins:
- the prfA gene encoding peptide chain release factor 1, with protein sequence MNESVLKKLEGLEERYQEVQALLGEASVINNQEQYRALTREYAQLEDVVACFQRYRQAEADLAEAQEMLAEDDAELKAMARDEIDSAAAAIETLGQELQILLLPRDPRDDNNCFLEIRAGAGGDEAAIFAGDLFRMYSRYAETRRWRVEIVSASEGEHGGFKEIIARIEGAGAYGQLKFESGGHRVQRVPETESQGRIHTSACTVAVLPEVPEAEAPEINPADLKVDTFRASGAGGQHVNKTDSAIRITHLPTGMVVECQDERSQHKNRAKAMAVLASRLAQAEQDKRQAEEQSTRRNLLGSGDRSDRIRTYNYPQGRVSDHRINLTLYRLSEVLEGQLEMLTQPILQEHQADQLAALAGQ encoded by the coding sequence ATGAACGAATCCGTACTGAAGAAACTGGAAGGCCTGGAAGAACGCTACCAGGAGGTGCAGGCGCTGCTGGGCGAGGCCTCGGTCATCAACAATCAGGAGCAGTACCGGGCCCTGACCCGGGAATATGCCCAGCTGGAAGACGTGGTAGCCTGCTTTCAGCGCTATCGTCAGGCCGAGGCGGATCTGGCCGAGGCTCAGGAAATGCTGGCGGAAGACGACGCCGAGCTGAAGGCCATGGCCCGGGACGAGATCGACAGTGCCGCGGCGGCCATCGAAACCCTGGGTCAGGAGTTGCAGATTTTGCTGCTGCCCAGGGATCCCAGAGACGACAACAACTGTTTTCTGGAGATTCGCGCCGGTGCCGGCGGTGACGAGGCCGCCATTTTTGCCGGCGATCTGTTTCGCATGTACAGCCGCTATGCCGAGACCCGGCGCTGGCGGGTGGAGATCGTCAGTGCCAGCGAAGGCGAGCACGGTGGTTTCAAGGAGATCATCGCCCGCATCGAGGGTGCCGGCGCCTATGGCCAGCTCAAGTTTGAGTCCGGCGGTCACCGGGTGCAGCGGGTGCCGGAAACCGAATCCCAGGGCCGCATTCACACCTCTGCCTGCACCGTGGCGGTATTGCCCGAGGTGCCCGAGGCCGAGGCGCCGGAGATCAACCCGGCGGACCTCAAGGTAGATACCTTTCGTGCCTCCGGCGCAGGCGGCCAGCACGTCAACAAGACCGACTCCGCCATTCGCATTACCCACCTGCCTACCGGCATGGTGGTGGAATGCCAGGACGAGCGCTCCCAGCACAAGAACCGGGCCAAGGCCATGGCGGTGCTGGCCTCGCGCCTGGCCCAGGCGGAGCAGGACAAGCGCCAGGCCGAGGAGCAGAGCACCCGGCGCAACCTGCTGGGCAGCGGCGATCGCTCCGATCGCATCCGCACCTACAACTACCCTCAGGGCCGGGTGTCGGATCACCGCATCAACCTCACCCTGTACCGGCTGAGCGAGGTGCTGGAAGGTCAGCTCGAGATGCTGACCCAGCCCATTCTGCAGGAGCACCAGGCCGACCAGCTGGCCGCCCTGGCGGGGCAATAA
- the hemA gene encoding glutamyl-tRNA reductase: protein MSLLVLGINHKTASVALRERVAFGPDLAPRALQELSNTQGVAETVILSTCNRTELYCSLKDDGDSDVVRHWLQRFHNLDEDELTACLYQHQGEEAIRHLMRVACGLDSLVLGEPQILGQIKQAYSQSHQAGTLKGLLERLFQKSFSVAKRVRTETDIGASAVSVAFAAVSLAKRIFSDLGRTKVLLVGAGETVELVARHLKEQSVTRMMVANRTLERAQKLAQEFEAEVMTLEQIPEFLPQADIVISSTASPLPIIGKGMVERALKVRRHKPILLVDIAVPRDIEPEVDELNDAYLYTVDDLQGIIEQNLEARKRAAAQAERIILEERDQFMAWYRSLRSVDLIRDYRAQAESVRQQELARALQALAQGDDATLVMQQLTRRLTNKLIHTPTQALSQAGKDGDQDMLAVLSRSLGISRP, encoded by the coding sequence ATGAGCCTGCTGGTACTGGGAATCAATCATAAGACAGCGTCCGTCGCCCTGCGCGAGCGGGTGGCGTTTGGCCCTGATCTTGCCCCCAGGGCACTGCAGGAGCTGAGTAACACACAGGGTGTGGCCGAAACCGTGATCCTGTCTACCTGCAACCGCACCGAGCTGTATTGCAGCCTGAAGGACGACGGTGACAGTGATGTGGTGCGCCACTGGCTGCAGCGTTTTCACAATCTGGACGAGGACGAGCTCACCGCCTGCCTGTATCAGCATCAGGGGGAAGAGGCCATTCGCCACCTGATGCGGGTGGCCTGCGGACTCGACTCCCTGGTGCTGGGCGAGCCCCAGATACTGGGCCAGATCAAGCAGGCCTACAGCCAGTCGCACCAGGCCGGCACCCTCAAGGGCCTGCTCGAGCGGTTGTTCCAGAAGTCCTTTTCCGTGGCCAAACGGGTGCGCACCGAAACCGACATTGGCGCCAGTGCGGTGTCCGTGGCTTTTGCCGCGGTCAGCCTGGCCAAGCGCATTTTTTCGGATCTGGGCCGCACCAAGGTGCTGCTGGTGGGGGCCGGTGAAACCGTCGAGCTGGTGGCGCGTCACCTCAAGGAGCAGTCGGTGACCCGTATGATGGTGGCCAACCGCACCCTGGAGCGGGCCCAGAAGCTGGCCCAGGAATTTGAGGCCGAGGTGATGACTCTGGAGCAGATCCCCGAGTTTCTGCCTCAGGCCGATATCGTGATCAGCTCCACCGCCAGCCCCCTGCCCATCATCGGCAAGGGCATGGTGGAGCGGGCGCTCAAGGTCCGCCGGCACAAGCCCATTCTGCTGGTGGACATCGCCGTGCCCCGGGACATCGAGCCCGAGGTGGACGAGCTCAACGATGCCTATCTGTATACCGTGGACGATCTGCAGGGCATCATCGAGCAGAACCTCGAGGCCCGCAAGCGGGCCGCCGCCCAGGCCGAGCGCATTATTCTGGAAGAGCGGGATCAGTTCATGGCCTGGTACCGCTCCCTGCGCTCGGTGGATCTCATTCGCGATTACCGGGCCCAGGCAGAAAGCGTGCGCCAGCAGGAGCTGGCCCGGGCGCTGCAGGCCCTGGCCCAGGGTGACGACGCCACCCTGGTGATGCAGCAGCTGACCCGGCGGCTCACCAACAAGCTTATTCATACCCCCACCCAGGCTCTGAGCCAGGCCGGCAAGGACGGCGATCAGGACATGCTGGCGGTGCTGTCCCGTAGCCTGGGCATCAGCCGGCCCTGA
- the lolB gene encoding lipoprotein insertase outer membrane protein LolB: protein MRILLICLGLLLVSGCAYRAEEAPAGSWQAQKQQLAGLQNWQLAARLGIITPEERGSLSLFWRQDSGDYRLNLTNVVGKRVFDLSRRSGRIELIDSEGRRHTAANAQALVYELTGWNLPVEQLADWIKGLPGDADTVSFDADGRPARVQSHGWQLSYLGYTQIDGLWLPSRLELSHDTTNLKLAVNRWELNP from the coding sequence GTGCGTATTTTATTGATCTGCCTTGGCTTGTTGCTGGTGTCGGGCTGTGCCTACCGGGCCGAAGAAGCCCCGGCCGGCAGCTGGCAGGCTCAGAAACAGCAACTGGCCGGGCTGCAGAACTGGCAGCTGGCCGCCAGGCTCGGCATCATTACCCCCGAGGAGCGCGGCAGTCTGAGCCTGTTCTGGCGTCAGGACAGCGGCGACTATCGCCTGAACCTCACCAATGTGGTCGGCAAACGGGTGTTCGATCTCAGCCGCCGCAGCGGACGCATTGAACTCATCGACAGCGAAGGACGGCGCCATACCGCCGCCAACGCCCAGGCCCTGGTGTATGAACTGACCGGCTGGAACCTGCCGGTGGAGCAGCTGGCCGACTGGATCAAGGGCCTGCCCGGTGACGCCGACACCGTCAGCTTTGACGCCGACGGCCGCCCGGCGCGAGTGCAGTCCCACGGCTGGCAACTCAGCTACCTGGGTTACACCCAAATCGACGGTCTCTGGCTGCCCAGCCGGCTGGAGCTGAGTCACGACACCACCAACCTGAAACTGGCGGTAAACCGGTGGGAGCTGAATCCATGA
- the ispE gene encoding 4-(cytidine 5'-diphospho)-2-C-methyl-D-erythritol kinase, which translates to MMRLPAPAKLNLFLYITGRRDDGYHNLQTLFQFVDFGDELRFEAADELTLSPALPGVATENNLIIRAARLLQSHTGCTRGARIHLTKRLPMGGGLGGGSSDAATTLVGLNRLWQLDLPAEELAALGLQLGADVPVFVHGRAAFAEGVGDIFTEAHPPEPWYLVVNPGVEVSTPAIFTDPDLPRNSPVLSLQQRLSSPWQNDCEGLVKKRHPEVAKLLSWLLEYAPSRMTGTGACIFGTFDSREAAETALRNVPDDASGFVARGCNHSPLLAALKAL; encoded by the coding sequence ATGATGCGCCTGCCCGCCCCCGCCAAACTCAACCTGTTTCTGTACATTACCGGACGCCGGGACGACGGTTATCACAACCTGCAGACCCTGTTTCAGTTTGTGGACTTTGGCGACGAACTGCGCTTTGAGGCAGCCGATGAGCTCACCCTGTCTCCGGCCCTGCCCGGGGTGGCCACCGAGAACAACCTCATTATACGCGCCGCGCGGCTGCTGCAAAGCCACACCGGCTGCACCCGGGGCGCCCGCATTCACCTGACCAAACGGCTGCCCATGGGCGGCGGCCTGGGGGGCGGTTCCAGCGACGCCGCCACCACCCTGGTGGGGCTGAACCGGCTGTGGCAACTGGATCTGCCGGCCGAGGAGCTGGCCGCCCTGGGTCTGCAACTGGGCGCCGATGTGCCGGTGTTCGTGCACGGCCGCGCCGCTTTTGCCGAAGGCGTGGGCGACATCTTCACCGAAGCCCATCCTCCCGAGCCCTGGTATCTGGTAGTGAATCCGGGGGTGGAGGTGTCTACGCCGGCCATCTTCACCGACCCGGATCTGCCCCGCAACAGCCCGGTGCTGAGCCTGCAACAACGGCTGTCTTCCCCCTGGCAAAACGACTGCGAGGGGCTGGTCAAAAAGCGACACCCCGAGGTTGCCAAACTTCTGAGCTGGTTGCTAGAATATGCGCCGTCACGAATGACGGGCACCGGCGCCTGTATTTTCGGCACCTTTGACAGCCGCGAGGCGGCCGAAACAGCGCTCAGGAATGTGCCGGATGACGCCAGTGGTTTTGTAGCCCGAGGCTGCAACCACTCGCCGCTGCTGGCGGCACTGAAGGCCCTGTAA